In Phycisphaeraceae bacterium, a genomic segment contains:
- a CDS encoding ABC transporter ATP-binding protein: MTTAPAHHTSPAIEISSLEISYSRHAPNLALTPTTLAVDAGQWLALLGPNGSGKSSLLRAVATLTRPTAGSIRIFGHDPATSPDAQGRARAAMGIIFQSTALDALLTVHENLALAAAAYGVSKAQGRIRDVATSLGIADRLDDRIGTLSGGLARRADLARALLHRPRLLLLDEPTTGLDLESRLRFLDTLTALHHRDGLSIVYATHHMDEAEHADRVIMLSRGSVVADDSPEALTNRHTGVRIHCDDPVSPELASRLKNAPIAHPDELQQLVAELLHAGARFRVGPATLADAYLDLTGTPLEQPS, from the coding sequence ATGACCACAGCGCCCGCACACCACACATCTCCTGCGATCGAAATCTCCAGCCTCGAAATCTCCTACAGCAGGCACGCACCCAACCTCGCCCTGACTCCAACAACACTTGCTGTTGACGCTGGTCAATGGCTCGCGCTGCTAGGCCCGAATGGATCCGGAAAGTCGTCTCTCCTTCGCGCTGTGGCAACACTCACCAGGCCTACTGCAGGCTCCATTCGCATCTTCGGCCACGATCCCGCAACTTCTCCTGATGCCCAAGGCCGAGCGCGCGCCGCGATGGGCATTATCTTCCAATCCACCGCACTCGACGCGCTCCTCACCGTACACGAAAATCTCGCACTTGCTGCTGCGGCGTATGGTGTATCCAAGGCTCAAGGCCGCATCCGCGACGTCGCCACCTCGCTTGGCATCGCCGATCGCCTCGATGACCGCATCGGCACACTCTCCGGAGGCCTCGCACGCCGGGCAGATCTCGCGCGGGCCTTGCTCCATCGCCCGCGCCTCCTCTTGCTCGATGAACCCACAACCGGTCTCGATCTCGAATCGCGCCTCCGATTCCTCGATACGCTCACAGCCCTTCACCACCGCGATGGACTCTCCATTGTCTACGCCACTCATCACATGGACGAGGCCGAACATGCCGATCGCGTCATCATGTTGTCCCGAGGCTCCGTCGTCGCTGATGACTCACCAGAAGCACTCACAAACCGACACACAGGCGTCCGCATCCATTGCGACGATCCAGTCTCACCCGAACTCGCATCGCGACTCAAGAACGCACCCATCGCACACCCTGACGAACTCCAGCAGCTGGTAGCAGAACTTCTCCACGCAGGCGCACGCTTCCGCGTCGGCCCCGCAACGCTTGCCGATGCATACCTCGATCTCACCGGGACGCCACTGGAGCAGCCCTCGTGA
- the cyoE gene encoding heme o synthase has translation MSRTTAIPNPALDTRASGLAWFRALIETTKPGITRLVTITAVVGFLLGVLAREQSTVGLALSVGLIVTLGTAFSAAGANALNQWWEAERDARMARTQRRPLPALKLAQSTVVKLGILLTLLGTGILFLAGPVPALIGLSCTLTYVLLYTPLKTCSAWCTLVGAIPGALPPLIGWTAAHSDAGIAAAFEPGAQSLFWLMMVWQIPHFMAIAWMYRDDYQKGGMRMLPVIDRNGKGTAFVVLFTAILLIPATLWPAITMHNLIGMVYPIVALVSGFIFLWLCIQLARSRTIPVARKVFFASIMHLPLLLLVMVAEAFVRVVVL, from the coding sequence TTGAGCAGGACTACCGCGATTCCAAACCCCGCACTCGATACGCGCGCCTCCGGGCTTGCATGGTTTCGTGCGCTCATCGAGACCACCAAACCCGGTATCACACGCCTCGTCACGATCACCGCTGTTGTCGGATTCCTCCTCGGTGTTCTTGCCCGTGAACAATCCACCGTCGGGCTCGCGCTTTCCGTCGGCCTCATCGTCACCCTCGGCACCGCCTTCTCCGCTGCAGGCGCCAACGCACTCAACCAATGGTGGGAAGCCGAACGCGATGCACGCATGGCCAGAACTCAGCGCCGCCCTCTCCCCGCTCTCAAACTCGCTCAGTCAACCGTAGTCAAACTCGGCATCCTCCTGACTCTTCTCGGCACCGGCATCCTCTTCCTCGCAGGACCCGTCCCTGCACTCATCGGCCTTTCGTGCACACTCACCTACGTCCTCCTCTACACCCCACTCAAAACCTGCTCCGCATGGTGCACGCTCGTCGGTGCCATCCCGGGCGCCCTGCCCCCACTCATCGGCTGGACCGCTGCGCACAGCGACGCCGGCATCGCTGCCGCTTTCGAACCAGGCGCGCAGTCCCTCTTCTGGCTCATGATGGTCTGGCAGATCCCCCACTTCATGGCCATCGCGTGGATGTATCGCGACGACTACCAAAAGGGCGGAATGCGCATGCTCCCCGTCATCGATCGCAACGGCAAGGGAACCGCATTCGTCGTGCTCTTCACCGCTATCCTGCTCATTCCAGCAACCCTCTGGCCCGCTATCACCATGCACAATCTGATCGGCATGGTCTACCCCATTGTCGCTCTGGTCAGTGGCTTCATCTTCCTCTGGCTGTGCATTCAACTCGCTCGCTCGCGAACCATTCCCGTGGCTCGCAAAGTCTTCTTCGCCTCCATCATGCACCTCCCGCTCCTTCTCCTTGTCATGGTCGCAGAAGCCTTCGTCCGGGTCGTCGTGCTATGA
- a CDS encoding PilZ domain-containing protein, which translates to MDCKDLLRIDDATYRRILAEIHSRSSCGTHSGKRMAERFGLAVEKPFIAVFNYMKRANREAFVVRPFDVSASGMGFLHGRMEYTSTPVLVLARDLEGIMHKIEGKVAHTRLVAGRIHAVGITISQSINPLQFAQDSTTSHRDRLQSSWQMKWTDLLQISTEEVDEIIADIHLGDDPRRKCRRKDIDRVEFREGAVLIVTHPDEPDRRHRYRVIPMNLSETGFGFLHGMFLHPGTPCDMMLMTLSGSLEVIRGKVVRCEHVRGKVHQVGLQFTRTIDLTSFIASGSSSHDAAA; encoded by the coding sequence ATGGACTGCAAAGATCTCCTCCGCATCGATGACGCAACTTACCGACGCATTCTCGCTGAGATTCACTCCCGCAGTTCGTGCGGCACCCACAGCGGCAAACGCATGGCCGAACGCTTCGGGCTCGCCGTCGAAAAACCCTTCATCGCCGTCTTCAACTACATGAAACGTGCGAACCGCGAAGCCTTTGTCGTACGTCCATTCGATGTCTCCGCCTCGGGGATGGGTTTCCTCCACGGACGCATGGAGTACACCAGCACCCCCGTCCTTGTGCTCGCCCGCGATCTCGAAGGAATCATGCACAAGATCGAAGGAAAGGTCGCACACACTCGCCTCGTTGCCGGCCGCATTCATGCAGTTGGCATCACAATTTCCCAAAGCATCAACCCGCTCCAGTTTGCTCAGGACTCCACCACATCCCATCGCGACCGCCTCCAGTCGTCCTGGCAGATGAAATGGACCGATCTCCTCCAGATCTCCACCGAAGAAGTCGACGAGATCATCGCCGACATTCACCTCGGCGATGACCCCCGCCGCAAATGCCGACGCAAGGATATTGATCGCGTCGAGTTCCGCGAGGGTGCCGTGCTCATCGTCACGCATCCCGACGAACCCGACCGACGCCATCGCTATCGCGTCATTCCCATGAACCTCTCCGAAACCGGCTTCGGCTTTCTCCACGGCATGTTCCTCCACCCGGGAACTCCCTGCGACATGATGCTCATGACACTCTCCGGATCGCTCGAAGTCATCCGAGGCAAGGTCGTCCGCTGCGAACACGTACGGGGGAAAGTCCATCAGGTCGGGCTCCAGTTTACCAGAACCATCGACCTCACCTCCTTCATCGCAAGCGGATCGTCCTCTCACGATGCCGCTGCCTGA
- a CDS encoding PilZ domain-containing protein: MDIKDTLRIDAATYQRIVDELSSQPPGGFDIDRRKSERFVFFSGAPSVAIINYRSRSQRIAVAVRPVDVSEQGIAFLHGGFVYRGTPTILLIRDRNGTTHKIMGKVACSRLIFGRVHAIGLHLDAPINASLFARSASDGDSESAVSLADKSWTDLLNITDDEIEDVFCELEERESHSTGIRRRTADRAAYREGAIIVTIHPEDRQQRHRYRVIPTNISETGIGFLHGAFLYPGTHCNVHLTKINGQTEIVRGTIARCEFVQRKVHEVGVRFTKSIVVDDYLAPRKLDSSDAA, from the coding sequence ATGGATATCAAGGACACGCTTCGCATCGACGCTGCGACATATCAGCGCATTGTCGATGAACTCTCATCTCAGCCGCCTGGCGGCTTTGACATCGATCGTCGCAAGTCCGAACGCTTCGTGTTCTTCTCCGGAGCGCCCTCAGTCGCGATCATCAACTATCGCAGTCGCAGCCAGCGCATCGCCGTCGCCGTCAGACCCGTCGATGTCTCCGAGCAAGGCATCGCATTCCTCCACGGCGGATTCGTCTATCGCGGCACCCCAACCATCCTCCTCATTCGGGATCGTAACGGAACAACTCACAAGATCATGGGCAAGGTCGCATGCTCACGACTCATTTTCGGGCGAGTTCACGCCATCGGCCTCCACCTCGATGCCCCGATCAATGCGTCACTCTTCGCTCGATCGGCAAGCGACGGCGACAGCGAGTCCGCAGTCTCCCTCGCTGACAAAAGTTGGACCGACCTCCTCAACATCACCGACGACGAAATCGAGGACGTCTTCTGTGAACTCGAAGAACGCGAAAGCCACTCCACCGGAATTCGACGGCGCACCGCCGACCGCGCCGCCTATCGAGAAGGTGCCATCATCGTCACAATCCACCCCGAAGACCGCCAGCAGCGCCACCGTTACCGCGTCATTCCCACCAACATCTCCGAAACCGGCATCGGCTTCCTCCACGGCGCGTTTCTCTACCCCGGCACGCATTGCAACGTCCACTTGACCAAGATCAATGGCCAGACCGAGATCGTCCGGGGCACCATCGCACGCTGCGAGTTCGTGCAACGCAAAGTTCACGAAGTCGGAGTCCGCTTCACCAAATCCATCGTCGTTGACGACTACCTCGCTCCCCGCAAGTTGGACTCCAGCGATGCCGCCTGA
- the fahA gene encoding fumarylacetoacetase, translating into MHYPIDETHDPSLESWVESANSPDAEFPIQNLPLGLAALPLDEDDEIWLEQVVVPIGDRLLNISGCVQTGLLGRDGPYAEDFHTYIGEAGRLNALGDPDVTPGFRAELRRAISALLRKDNPLLRDNAELRELLFLDPQAVALIPPMDTYDYTDFYASVFHATNVGSMFRPDNPLLPNYKWLPVGYHGRASSIVLSGAEIRRPMGQQTPADDSSPPSFGPSRMLDYELELGIVMGSGNPLGDPIDLDDAESHVLGICLLNDWSARDIQKWEYQPLGPFLAKNFATTISPYIVTMEALAPFRCPAMKRSPGEPHPLAHLDSPHNRDHGGLDITLEVFISTPAMREKGISPARLSRGTFRDMYWTIAQLVTHHASNGCNLQPGDILGSGTISGPTRESRGCMLELTWDGDPFAAPPKVVPGTQRTPITLPTGEKRTFLQDGDEIILKGYCERSGFRRISLGEARGIILPSHAV; encoded by the coding sequence ATGCACTACCCAATCGACGAAACGCACGACCCTTCCCTCGAATCCTGGGTCGAAAGCGCAAACTCCCCCGATGCCGAGTTTCCAATCCAGAACCTCCCGCTTGGCTTGGCCGCACTCCCCCTCGATGAAGACGACGAAATCTGGCTCGAACAAGTTGTCGTGCCCATTGGTGATCGACTGCTCAACATCAGCGGATGTGTTCAAACTGGCCTCCTCGGGCGCGACGGCCCGTACGCCGAGGACTTCCACACATACATCGGCGAAGCCGGGCGACTCAACGCGCTCGGTGACCCCGACGTCACGCCGGGCTTTCGCGCCGAACTTCGTCGCGCCATCAGCGCCCTACTCCGCAAGGACAACCCGCTCCTGCGCGACAATGCCGAACTGCGCGAACTTCTCTTCCTCGATCCGCAGGCGGTAGCCCTGATCCCTCCGATGGATACCTACGACTACACCGATTTCTACGCCTCTGTCTTCCACGCTACCAACGTCGGCTCAATGTTCCGCCCCGACAATCCTCTGCTGCCCAACTACAAGTGGCTCCCTGTCGGATATCACGGCCGGGCCTCATCTATCGTGCTCTCAGGCGCCGAAATCCGCCGCCCTATGGGTCAGCAGACTCCCGCCGATGACTCTTCCCCGCCATCCTTTGGTCCGTCACGCATGCTCGACTACGAACTCGAACTCGGGATCGTCATGGGCAGCGGCAATCCGCTCGGCGATCCCATCGATCTCGATGACGCCGAATCACACGTCCTGGGCATCTGTCTCCTCAACGACTGGTCCGCACGCGATATTCAAAAGTGGGAGTATCAGCCCCTCGGCCCATTTCTCGCAAAAAACTTCGCCACCACCATCAGCCCCTACATCGTCACGATGGAAGCACTCGCACCATTTCGCTGCCCGGCCATGAAACGCAGCCCCGGCGAGCCGCACCCACTTGCGCACCTCGACAGCCCCCACAACCGCGATCACGGCGGACTCGACATCACACTCGAAGTCTTCATCTCAACCCCCGCAATGCGAGAGAAGGGAATCTCGCCCGCTCGCCTCAGCCGCGGCACATTCCGCGACATGTACTGGACCATCGCCCAACTCGTCACACATCACGCATCCAACGGTTGCAATCTCCAGCCCGGCGACATTCTCGGCTCGGGGACCATCTCCGGCCCGACACGCGAATCACGCGGATGCATGCTCGAACTCACATGGGACGGCGATCCATTCGCTGCGCCCCCCAAAGTCGTGCCCGGTACACAACGAACGCCCATCACACTCCCGACCGGCGAGAAACGCACATTCCTGCAGGACGGCGACGAAATCATCCTCAAGGGCTATTGCGAGCGATCCGGATTCAGGCGAATAAGCCTCGGCGAAGCTCGTGGCATCATTCTGCCTTCACACGCAGTCTGA
- a CDS encoding proline dehydrogenase family protein, giving the protein MAIFARKNKPATTATPTPPPSQDGSDEQRILSLGRDMLDRAAKHRAGLLSAKFYQDKLMDWSMKDHAFKVQLFRFVDAFPVLNTPDMVHDHLVDYLTQPGVKTPPGMDLALKAGGVAKGIAAKTISSQIKGMASNFIAGIDAKSALPGLRDLWKDGIAFSVDLLGEACVSDAEADAYLEKYRDLIVNLPSHVAQWPANNTLETDHLGPIPRTNVSIKVSSLSARLDPIDHDGSITDLMARLVPLLEAARDRGVFVNFDMEQFAVKDLTLDLFMRCCEKVDFHAGIAMQAYLKSGPADAKRISDWARRTGRIVTVRLVKGAYWDYETIHAEQQGWPCPVWNEKWETDRSFEDMTETFLDACPRNDSPTPASPLTRLDPGRGGIKLALGSHNVRSIAKALAGLERRNLPKNALELQMLHGMADQLKHAAKEMGLRVREYVPVGEMIPGMAYLVRRLLENTSNESWLKAGFLDNASPERLLAAPAAPAGSTRKEDLYKLAPERHALTPSANGVGNGRPFFSEPMRDFSHSDVRNTFAKATTAAAVPQIANDTSVDAAMKMLDAAHRAFPAWRDFSPLGRADVLVRVAAAMRTRRDELSGVIIKESGKPWREADADVCEAIDFCEYYARLAVPMFQRTRLGRFIGELDELWYQPRGVTVVISPWNFPLAICAGMVTAALVTGNTVIIKPAEQTPGIAKIFFDMLATALRDVGAPANVACFCPAPGETTGAALVRDPRVAIIAFTGSKAVGLNILEAAGRTPEGQEHVKKVVCEMGGKNAIIIDSSADLDEAVLGVRYSAFGFQGQKCSACSRCIVVDPQGPQGPHITTFVRRLVEAARALVVTDPQNPGADMGPVIDDEAAAKIRRAISDAQAQGCTLALGDADFPLQHATDSGRGTKPRNYICPHIFTGVTTDHHIYWDEIFGPVLAVIHARDFDHALELANNHTYKLTGGVFTRKPMHIERAKQHFRVGNLYINRGCTGALVGRQPFGGFGLSGVGSKAGGPDYLAQFVEPRASCENTMRRGFAPEL; this is encoded by the coding sequence ATGGCCATTTTTGCCCGAAAGAACAAGCCCGCCACCACCGCCACGCCCACGCCGCCCCCCTCCCAGGACGGCTCAGACGAACAGCGCATCCTCTCCCTCGGCCGAGACATGCTCGACCGCGCCGCCAAGCACCGCGCAGGGCTGCTCAGCGCCAAGTTCTATCAGGACAAACTCATGGATTGGTCCATGAAGGACCACGCATTCAAGGTCCAACTTTTCCGCTTCGTCGATGCTTTCCCCGTCCTGAACACGCCCGACATGGTCCACGACCACCTCGTCGACTACCTCACCCAACCCGGCGTCAAGACCCCCCCCGGCATGGACCTCGCCCTCAAAGCTGGCGGCGTCGCAAAAGGCATTGCCGCAAAGACCATCTCAAGTCAGATCAAAGGCATGGCCTCCAACTTCATCGCCGGTATCGACGCCAAAAGCGCACTCCCCGGTCTGCGAGATCTCTGGAAGGATGGCATCGCTTTCTCTGTCGATCTTCTCGGCGAAGCCTGCGTTTCCGATGCCGAAGCCGACGCATATCTCGAAAAGTATCGCGATCTGATTGTCAACCTTCCGAGCCATGTCGCACAATGGCCCGCGAACAACACCCTCGAAACCGACCACCTCGGCCCAATCCCGCGCACCAACGTCTCGATCAAGGTCTCCAGCCTCTCCGCACGCCTCGACCCGATCGATCACGATGGTTCAATTACCGATCTCATGGCCCGACTTGTGCCGCTGCTCGAAGCAGCCCGCGATCGCGGCGTCTTCGTCAATTTCGACATGGAACAATTCGCCGTCAAAGATCTCACACTCGACCTGTTCATGCGATGCTGCGAGAAAGTCGATTTCCACGCGGGCATCGCCATGCAGGCCTACCTCAAGTCCGGACCCGCCGACGCCAAACGCATCAGCGACTGGGCACGCCGCACCGGTCGCATCGTCACTGTCCGCCTGGTCAAGGGCGCCTATTGGGACTACGAAACCATTCACGCCGAACAGCAAGGCTGGCCATGCCCGGTCTGGAATGAAAAGTGGGAAACTGATCGCTCTTTCGAGGACATGACCGAAACTTTCCTCGACGCTTGCCCACGCAATGACTCCCCCACGCCCGCATCCCCACTCACTCGGCTCGATCCCGGTCGCGGAGGCATCAAACTCGCGCTCGGATCGCACAACGTCCGCTCCATCGCAAAAGCCCTCGCAGGGCTCGAACGCCGCAACCTCCCCAAGAACGCGCTCGAGCTTCAGATGCTCCACGGCATGGCCGACCAGCTCAAGCACGCCGCCAAAGAAATGGGCCTGCGCGTGCGCGAGTACGTCCCCGTCGGCGAGATGATCCCCGGCATGGCGTATCTCGTCCGCCGTCTGCTCGAGAACACATCCAACGAATCCTGGCTCAAGGCCGGATTCCTCGACAACGCCTCCCCTGAGCGACTCCTCGCCGCCCCCGCTGCACCAGCCGGTTCGACACGCAAGGAAGACCTCTACAAACTCGCGCCCGAACGCCACGCTCTCACACCGAGCGCCAATGGTGTTGGCAACGGCCGCCCGTTCTTCTCCGAACCGATGCGCGACTTCTCGCACAGCGATGTCCGCAACACCTTCGCCAAAGCCACGACCGCTGCTGCTGTGCCTCAGATCGCCAACGACACCAGCGTTGATGCCGCGATGAAGATGCTCGACGCCGCGCACCGCGCATTCCCCGCGTGGCGAGACTTCAGCCCGCTCGGGCGTGCCGACGTGCTCGTTCGCGTTGCAGCCGCGATGCGTACTCGCCGCGATGAACTCTCGGGCGTCATCATCAAGGAATCGGGCAAGCCCTGGCGCGAAGCCGACGCCGATGTCTGCGAAGCCATCGATTTCTGCGAGTATTACGCGCGCCTCGCCGTGCCGATGTTCCAGCGCACGCGCCTCGGGCGATTCATCGGCGAACTCGACGAACTCTGGTATCAGCCTCGTGGCGTGACCGTTGTCATCAGCCCATGGAACTTCCCCCTCGCGATCTGCGCCGGCATGGTCACCGCCGCCCTCGTCACCGGCAACACCGTCATCATCAAGCCCGCAGAGCAGACTCCCGGCATTGCAAAAATCTTCTTCGACATGCTCGCAACTGCCCTGCGCGATGTCGGGGCACCGGCCAACGTAGCTTGCTTCTGCCCCGCGCCCGGCGAAACCACCGGGGCCGCGCTCGTCCGCGACCCGCGCGTCGCCATCATCGCCTTCACCGGTTCCAAAGCCGTCGGGCTGAACATTCTCGAAGCTGCCGGCCGCACACCAGAAGGTCAGGAACACGTCAAGAAAGTTGTCTGCGAAATGGGCGGCAAAAACGCCATCATCATCGACTCCTCAGCCGATCTCGATGAAGCCGTACTCGGCGTTCGCTACTCGGCGTTCGGTTTTCAGGGGCAGAAATGCTCCGCATGTTCGCGTTGTATCGTCGTTGATCCCCAAGGACCGCAAGGGCCGCACATCACGACCTTCGTCCGCAGACTTGTCGAAGCTGCTCGCGCGCTGGTCGTGACCGACCCTCAGAACCCTGGTGCCGACATGGGCCCTGTCATCGACGACGAAGCCGCAGCCAAAATCCGCCGCGCCATCTCCGATGCGCAGGCTCAGGGCTGCACGCTCGCCCTCGGCGACGCAGACTTCCCGCTCCAGCACGCCACTGACTCCGGACGAGGCACAAAGCCGCGAAACTACATCTGCCCACACATCTTCACCGGCGTCACCACCGACCATCACATCTACTGGGACGAAATCTTCGGCCCCGTCCTGGCCGTCATTCACGCTCGCGACTTCGATCACGCCCTCGAACTCGCAAACAATCACACCTACAAACTCACCGGCGGCGTCTTCACACGCAAACCCATGCACATCGAACGCGCCAAGCAGCACTTCCGCGTCGGCAACCTCTATATCAATCGAGGCTGCACCGGCGCCCTCGTCGGTCGTCAACCCTTCGGCGGATTCGGGCTTTCGGGCGTCGGTTCCAAAGCCGGTGGCCCCGACTATCTCGCACAGTTCGTCGAACCTCGCGCTTCATGCGAGAACACCATGCGCCGCGGCTTTGCGCCCGAACTCTGA
- the ribF gene encoding riboflavin biosynthesis protein RibF yields MASQGPVAVSIGNFDGVHVGHVSLLRAARDRVGPEGRVVVVAFHPHPASLIDGREVPAAMTTLDERAALLRAAGADEVVRLEPTRQLLSMSPHAFVDALVDQFSPAVVVEGPDFRFGRGRLGDVAFLRAAGKVLGFDLVVVPPVDVTLVDHTVVRASSTIARWLIAHGRVIDARAVLGRPYRLCGVVVRGDRRGRTIGFPTANLQTQNMLPADGVYAAIAHLSHGALCPAAVNVGTRPTVDCLRRTVEAHLIDMPTMRGEGWQPVPGQPEYGWGLELDLVAWMRDQVRFAGLDALTDQIRRDVECVRRIVNSPLGAIA; encoded by the coding sequence ATGGCGAGCCAAGGCCCAGTGGCGGTTTCGATCGGAAACTTCGATGGCGTGCACGTCGGGCACGTGTCGCTGCTGCGGGCTGCGCGGGATCGTGTGGGGCCGGAAGGCCGGGTGGTGGTGGTTGCGTTCCATCCTCACCCGGCATCGCTGATTGACGGTCGCGAGGTGCCGGCTGCAATGACCACGCTCGATGAGCGGGCGGCACTTTTGCGTGCTGCTGGCGCTGATGAAGTTGTCAGGCTTGAGCCAACGAGGCAGTTGCTGTCGATGAGTCCGCACGCTTTTGTCGATGCCCTGGTGGATCAATTCAGCCCGGCGGTGGTGGTGGAGGGGCCTGATTTTCGATTCGGGCGCGGGAGGCTTGGCGATGTGGCGTTCTTGCGGGCAGCTGGCAAGGTGTTGGGCTTTGATCTCGTTGTTGTGCCGCCCGTCGATGTGACGTTGGTGGATCACACGGTTGTGCGGGCGTCGAGCACTATTGCACGGTGGCTGATCGCACACGGAAGAGTGATCGATGCGCGTGCGGTGCTTGGGCGTCCGTATCGACTCTGCGGAGTCGTGGTGCGTGGCGATCGGCGTGGGCGCACGATCGGTTTTCCAACAGCCAATCTTCAAACGCAGAACATGCTCCCTGCCGACGGGGTGTATGCCGCGATTGCACATCTTTCGCATGGTGCGTTGTGCCCGGCAGCGGTTAACGTGGGGACGCGGCCGACGGTTGATTGTTTGCGAAGAACTGTCGAGGCGCACCTGATCGACATGCCGACGATGCGCGGTGAGGGATGGCAACCTGTGCCCGGTCAGCCGGAGTATGGTTGGGGACTCGAACTCGATCTGGTTGCGTGGATGCGCGATCAGGTGCGATTCGCCGGGCTTGATGCCCTGACGGATCAGATTCGGCGCGACGTGGAGTGCGTGCGCCGCATTGTGAACAGCCCTTTGGGAGCGATTGCGTGA
- a CDS encoding DHH family phosphoesterase, whose amino-acid sequence MTRQTWSTNCTLDDIAARIARSPNTAVLTHTKPDGDAIGSSLALVRAIAASRHTSASSVASPAEAWYTGPMPIWFGSVQRQTRMRSLDGGDQLPPHEPDLVVIVDTGSWTQLDRLADWVRAFEGDVIVIDHHLAGDADVAAMRYIDTGAAAACEPVAGVCTRLLNVASPARLNESIAEPLYLGLATDTGWFRHSNVSPAVFRLAGDLVEAGVQHEQLFQNIEQRDRAARLGLMARALTSLEFALGGAAAIMTLTQKDFEETGAAPQDVGGIVDLPRCVESVRVSALLTEQRSTGEPLTKISMRSKGGPGMIDVNVVSRAFGGGGHAQAAGARTNLSLAQAKAKLIEVMS is encoded by the coding sequence GTGACACGCCAGACCTGGTCAACCAACTGCACGCTCGACGACATCGCAGCCCGGATCGCGCGATCGCCTAACACGGCTGTTCTCACACATACCAAACCCGATGGCGATGCGATCGGTTCGTCGCTGGCGCTTGTGCGGGCGATTGCTGCAAGCCGGCACACGTCGGCCAGTTCGGTAGCGAGTCCGGCCGAGGCTTGGTACACGGGGCCGATGCCGATCTGGTTCGGCTCTGTGCAACGTCAGACACGCATGCGGTCGCTCGATGGCGGAGATCAACTGCCGCCTCACGAGCCGGATCTCGTGGTGATCGTTGACACTGGCTCATGGACGCAACTGGATCGGCTGGCGGACTGGGTGCGCGCGTTCGAAGGGGATGTGATCGTGATCGATCACCATCTTGCCGGGGATGCGGATGTCGCGGCCATGCGTTATATCGACACCGGCGCTGCTGCGGCGTGTGAGCCGGTCGCGGGAGTGTGCACGAGGCTCTTGAACGTCGCAAGCCCGGCGCGGCTGAATGAGTCGATTGCCGAGCCTTTGTATCTCGGTCTTGCGACTGATACGGGCTGGTTTCGACATTCGAATGTTTCGCCTGCGGTCTTTCGACTCGCGGGAGATCTGGTCGAGGCCGGTGTACAACATGAGCAGCTGTTCCAGAACATCGAGCAGCGCGACCGCGCGGCTCGGCTGGGGCTCATGGCGCGAGCGCTGACTTCGCTGGAGTTCGCCTTGGGCGGTGCGGCAGCGATTATGACTCTCACGCAGAAGGACTTTGAGGAAACTGGTGCTGCACCGCAGGATGTCGGCGGGATCGTCGATCTGCCGCGCTGTGTCGAGAGCGTGCGAGTCTCGGCATTGCTCACTGAGCAGCGCAGCACGGGCGAGCCACTGACCAAGATCAGCATGCGCAGCAAGGGTGGGCCGGGCATGATTGATGTGAATGTGGTGAGTCGAGCATTCGGTGGCGGGGGTCACGCGCAGGCGGCTGGCGCACGGACCAATCTATCACTAGCCCAGGCTAAGGCGAAACTCATCGAGGTCATGTCATGA